In Trichomycterus rosablanca isolate fTriRos1 chromosome 4, fTriRos1.hap1, whole genome shotgun sequence, one DNA window encodes the following:
- the pop7 gene encoding ribonuclease P protein subunit p20: MAEQRNQVSSSISQKPLGFSSSEAAVTEMDPVEYTLRKRLPRKLPKRRNDVYINMKTDFKAQLARCQKLLDSGAGHREICIHGLGLAINRAINIALQLQAFSQGALQLSANTSTVELVDDLEPEDPDEAGESLTRTRNNSAIHIKVFYPSV; encoded by the coding sequence ATGGCAGAGCAGCGAAATCAGGTCTCATCATCCATATCCCAGAAGCCATTGGGGTTTTCATCCTCGGAGGCTGCAGTGACTGAGATGGACCCGGTGGAATACACCCTTCGCAAACGCCTGCCGAGAAAGCTGCCCAAGCGACGTAATGACGTGTACATCAACATGAAGACCGACTTTAAGGCTCAGCTGGCCAGGTGTCAGAAGCTGCTGGACAGTGGTGCAGGTCACAGGGAGATCTGCATTCACGGCCTGGGACTAGCAATCAATCGAGCCATCAACATCGCTTTGCAGCTGCAGGCCTTTAGCCAGGGGGCACTGCAACTGTCAGCCAACACCTCCACTGTAGAGCTGGTAGATGACTTGGAACCTGAGGACCCGGATGAAGCAGGAGAGTCCCTGACACGCACACGCAACAACTCGGCCATCCACATCAAAGTGTTTTACCCCAGTGTGTGA